A genomic stretch from Arachis stenosperma cultivar V10309 chromosome 3, arast.V10309.gnm1.PFL2, whole genome shotgun sequence includes:
- the LOC130968426 gene encoding 16 kDa phloem protein 2-like produces the protein MALIDDSLSPRKPIMPQGTLEVLLVSAKKLENTDFLCKMDPFVILTCRTQTQQSSVASNQGTNPEWNETFVFTVSEGVKDIHLKIMDQDLGTRDDFVGELTIPLASVFAEGRVPPHSYTVVKNDHYCGEIRLGLKFTPDQNRNRGMDESFGGWKESAAYY, from the exons ATGATAGTCTCTCTCCCCGGAAGCCCATAATGCCGCAAGGAACCCTTGAAGTCCTTCTTGTCAGTGCCAAGAAACTTGAGAATACTGATTTTCTTT GTAAAATGGACCCCTTCGTGATTCTCACATGCCGTACTCAGACGCAGCAAAGCAGTGTTGCATCAA ACCAGGGAACGAATCCAGAATGGAATGAGACGTTTGTGTTCACCGTGTCTGAAGGCGTTAAAGATATCCATTTGAAGATCATGGACCAAGATCTCGGCACACGTGATGACTTTGTTGGAGAACTTAC cATTCCACTGGCTTCGGTGTTTGCTGAAGGAAGAGTTCCACCCCATTCATACACCGTTGTCAAGAATGACCACTATTGTGGGGAGATTAGACTTGGCCTGAAATTTACGCCCGAT CAAAACCGTAATCGGGGTATGGACGAAAGTTTTGGTGGATGGAAGGAGTCTGCTGCTTATTACTGA